The following are encoded in a window of Amycolatopsis lexingtonensis genomic DNA:
- a CDS encoding carbohydrate ABC transporter permease, whose protein sequence is MKARTFGFHLVAGGLAVLWLLPILLVLTTSVRSFSDIASNGLGALPASFSLDGFGQAWGEGGGGHAMLNSLLVTVPTVLLALLLSSAAAFALSRYAIPFRRTLILVMLSGNLLPPQILLVPVAKLAELLGIYDTLTALIVVQVGFGLGFYTFVLQGFMRSIPDEVQQAALIDGAGVGQIFWRIILPMTRPALAALGALAFTWTFNDLLWSITVLRTGSVMPVTPALLGLQGQYVSNWNVIAAGSVIAAVPTVAVFLRFQKHFISGLAIGAIK, encoded by the coding sequence GTGAAAGCGCGGACCTTCGGCTTCCACCTGGTCGCGGGCGGCCTCGCGGTGCTGTGGCTGCTGCCGATCCTGCTCGTGCTGACCACCAGCGTCCGGTCCTTTTCGGACATCGCGTCGAACGGGCTGGGCGCGCTGCCGGCGTCGTTCTCGCTGGACGGTTTCGGGCAGGCGTGGGGCGAGGGCGGCGGCGGGCACGCGATGCTGAACAGCCTGCTGGTGACCGTCCCGACGGTGCTGCTCGCGCTGTTGCTGAGCTCGGCGGCGGCGTTCGCGCTGAGCCGGTACGCGATCCCGTTCCGCCGCACGCTGATCCTGGTGATGCTGTCCGGCAACCTGCTGCCGCCGCAGATCCTCCTGGTGCCGGTGGCGAAGCTCGCCGAGCTGCTCGGCATCTACGACACGCTGACCGCGCTGATCGTCGTCCAGGTCGGCTTCGGGCTGGGGTTCTACACCTTCGTGCTGCAGGGCTTCATGCGGTCCATCCCGGACGAGGTCCAGCAGGCCGCGCTGATCGACGGCGCCGGCGTCGGCCAGATCTTCTGGCGGATCATCCTGCCGATGACCCGCCCGGCGCTGGCCGCGCTCGGCGCGCTGGCGTTCACCTGGACGTTCAACGACCTGCTGTGGTCGATCACCGTGCTGCGCACCGGTTCGGTGATGCCGGTGACGCCGGCGCTGCTCGGCCTGCAGGGGCAGTACGTGTCCAACTGGAACGTGATCGCGGCGGGCTCGGTCATCGCGGCCGTCCCGACCGTGGCCGTGTTCCTGCGGTTCCAGAAGCACTTCATTTCCGGGCTCGCGATCGGGGCGATCAAGTGA
- a CDS encoding lactonase family protein, with protein MAELVFVGCYTGEAGNGTGITTFSRSPSGSLTEIASLPLECPSWLVRHPSLPVLYAVNETDTGAVTALSFDASGTLSVLGTLETGGAHPCHLAVTPDGRFLLCANYTGGSLAVFSLSSSGALESRTALVRHSGSGPRTDRQEAAHVHMAVPGPSIVSAVDLGTDEIRSYTLTPSGGLEPLAVSALPPGTGPRQLVRRPGTDLAYVVGELAGTLVTVQETSPGAFSVVASTASTLSPPSGPNLVAHLELADSRLYVSNRGPDCVTEFALDEAAAVADQPCGANPRHFALVDGTCYVAAQSEDAITAFTLTASGEAELRYYPTGSPTFVLPVSLP; from the coding sequence ATGGCTGAACTGGTCTTCGTCGGGTGCTACACCGGTGAAGCGGGGAACGGTACGGGGATCACGACGTTCTCACGGTCTCCGTCGGGGTCGCTGACCGAGATCGCTTCGCTGCCGCTGGAGTGTCCTTCGTGGCTGGTCCGGCACCCGTCGTTGCCGGTCCTGTACGCGGTGAACGAGACCGACACCGGTGCCGTGACGGCGCTGTCTTTCGACGCTTCGGGCACGTTGTCCGTGCTGGGCACCTTGGAGACGGGCGGCGCGCACCCGTGCCACCTGGCGGTGACCCCGGACGGCCGGTTCCTGCTGTGCGCCAACTACACCGGCGGCAGCCTGGCGGTGTTCTCGCTGTCCTCGTCCGGTGCCCTGGAGTCCCGGACCGCGCTGGTGCGGCACTCCGGCAGCGGACCGCGCACCGACCGCCAGGAGGCGGCGCACGTCCACATGGCGGTCCCCGGCCCCTCGATCGTGAGCGCGGTCGACCTCGGGACGGACGAAATCCGCAGCTACACGTTGACGCCGTCCGGTGGTTTGGAGCCGCTGGCGGTGTCCGCGCTGCCGCCGGGCACGGGCCCGCGCCAGCTGGTCCGCCGGCCGGGCACGGATCTGGCGTACGTCGTCGGGGAGCTGGCCGGGACGCTGGTGACGGTCCAGGAGACGTCCCCGGGTGCGTTTTCGGTGGTCGCTTCGACCGCGTCGACGTTGTCTCCGCCGTCGGGGCCGAACCTGGTGGCCCACCTGGAGCTGGCCGACTCGCGCCTGTACGTGTCGAACCGCGGCCCGGACTGCGTGACGGAGTTCGCCCTCGACGAGGCCGCCGCGGTGGCGGACCAGCCGTGCGGGGCGAACCCGCGGCACTTCGCGCTGGTGGACGGGACTTGTTATGTGGCGGCGCAGTCGGAGGACGCGATTACCGCGTTCACGCTGACCGCGTCGGGGGAGGCGGAGCTGCGGTACTACCCGACGGGGTCGCCGACGTTCGTGCTGCCGGTTTCCCTGCCCTGA
- a CDS encoding bifunctional 4-hydroxy-2-oxoglutarate aldolase/2-dehydro-3-deoxy-phosphogluconate aldolase: MSYRWEITANALRQGVVGIVRTHDAESAVSAARAVLEAGLRSVELPLTNPGALDAISGLSAAYPDATIGAGTVLDEASAVLAIRAGARFLVSPSVDAAVIRTAHRYGAAAFPGAGSVTEIVRALAEGADAVKVFPASALSPSWISDVRAALPQAPLVPTGGITPEDVPGWLSAGAVACGIGSALTRGTGAEIAVRVETLLRSAHG; this comes from the coding sequence ATGAGCTATCGCTGGGAGATCACTGCGAACGCACTGCGCCAAGGCGTCGTCGGGATCGTGCGCACGCACGACGCGGAATCGGCGGTGTCCGCGGCCCGCGCGGTCCTGGAAGCGGGGCTGCGCTCGGTGGAGCTGCCGCTGACCAACCCCGGCGCACTCGACGCGATCTCCGGGCTCTCGGCGGCCTACCCGGACGCGACGATCGGCGCCGGCACCGTCCTCGACGAGGCCTCGGCGGTCCTGGCGATCCGCGCGGGAGCCCGGTTCCTGGTGTCGCCGTCGGTGGACGCGGCGGTGATCCGCACCGCGCACCGGTACGGCGCGGCCGCTTTCCCGGGCGCCGGCTCGGTGACGGAAATCGTGCGCGCGCTGGCGGAAGGCGCCGACGCGGTGAAGGTGTTCCCGGCGTCCGCGCTGTCGCCGTCGTGGATCTCCGACGTCCGGGCGGCGCTCCCGCAGGCGCCGCTGGTGCCCACCGGCGGCATCACGCCGGAAGACGTGCCAGGCTGGCTCTCGGCGGGCGCGGTGGCCTGCGGGATCGGCTCGGCGCTGACCCGCGGGACCGGCGCGGAGATCGCCGTCCGGGTCGAGACGTTGCTGAGGAGCGCGCATGGCTGA
- a CDS encoding alpha-galactosidase, with product MATTSYTVALDPSSRWAELVAWGPAGIEAGPSVFANRGEVHFITEADAAPVEYAPLGLRPFSGADVSVRGGSWWRFDSASSDPDLRLTFVDEVSGLRAVLCYRAVPETDVLTRWVEFENSGSSTLEFDRLGSAGVCVPTTSGARLTYLTGQWSQEFTRRSVELSAGGFRMESRFGVPGHAHVPWLAVQDASGGAAYGVSLEWPGSWSIEADVEPSGLTRVRAGRLPSPGPVLLEPGASLATPPVALASSVDGLAELASVWHDYDRVLAGSRWQRPRPVLYNSWEATGFDVRGAHQLELAKRAADLGVELFVVDDGWFTGRDDDTGGLGDWTPAEPTFGAFVDAVRELGLEFGLWVEPEAVSPKSRLYAEHPDWVYRIDGRPLTLIRNQLLLDLGLPAVVDFVKSILDALLTTYPISYLKWDMNRPPTERGRPGSPTADLDAEHVAGYLSVLDHLRVCHPHVTVEACAGGGGRTDLATVARADVVWPSDNTGPLDRLAIQDGFLLMHAPHLMSSWVTDSPGVFDPRPRSLRFRFVTAMAGVLGIGADLSRWTSSQNAEAAALIEVYKSIRDVIHHGTARVLHGPTEPTAATQYTSEDGDTVVVLAWSTGPLTGAPLTPGRSSRVRLAVWADSSYVDREGARYSGAHLKYAGLPFDWTADHDADVVVLRRQGRETGSTNVGDPVG from the coding sequence ATGGCGACGACTTCCTACACGGTGGCGCTGGATCCTTCGTCCCGGTGGGCCGAACTCGTCGCGTGGGGTCCGGCCGGGATCGAAGCCGGGCCGTCGGTGTTCGCCAACCGCGGTGAGGTGCACTTCATCACCGAAGCCGACGCGGCCCCGGTCGAGTACGCCCCGCTGGGCCTGCGCCCGTTCTCCGGCGCGGACGTCTCGGTGCGCGGCGGTTCCTGGTGGCGCTTCGACTCGGCTTCGTCGGACCCCGACTTGCGGCTGACCTTCGTGGACGAGGTTTCCGGGTTGCGCGCGGTGCTCTGCTACCGCGCGGTCCCGGAGACCGACGTGCTCACCCGCTGGGTCGAGTTCGAGAACTCCGGTTCGTCCACTTTGGAATTCGACCGGCTCGGCTCGGCGGGCGTCTGCGTGCCGACGACGTCCGGTGCCCGCTTGACGTACTTGACCGGCCAGTGGTCGCAGGAGTTCACCCGCCGGTCGGTGGAACTGTCCGCGGGCGGCTTCCGGATGGAGAGCCGCTTCGGCGTCCCTGGCCACGCGCACGTGCCGTGGCTGGCGGTGCAGGACGCTTCCGGCGGCGCTGCTTACGGCGTCTCCCTGGAGTGGCCGGGTTCGTGGTCCATCGAGGCGGACGTCGAGCCGTCGGGCCTGACGCGCGTCCGGGCCGGTCGGCTACCCTCGCCCGGTCCCGTTCTGCTCGAGCCGGGTGCTTCGCTGGCCACGCCGCCGGTGGCGCTGGCGTCCAGTGTGGACGGTCTCGCCGAGCTGGCGTCGGTGTGGCACGACTACGACCGCGTCCTGGCGGGTTCGCGGTGGCAGCGCCCGCGTCCGGTGCTCTACAACTCGTGGGAGGCGACCGGCTTCGACGTCCGCGGCGCGCACCAGCTGGAGCTGGCGAAGCGGGCGGCGGACCTCGGCGTCGAGCTGTTCGTGGTGGACGACGGCTGGTTCACCGGCCGCGACGACGACACCGGTGGCCTCGGCGACTGGACACCGGCGGAGCCCACGTTCGGCGCGTTCGTCGACGCGGTGCGGGAGCTGGGCCTGGAGTTCGGGCTGTGGGTCGAGCCGGAGGCGGTCAGCCCGAAGTCGCGGCTGTACGCGGAGCACCCGGACTGGGTGTACCGGATCGACGGCCGCCCGCTGACGTTGATCCGCAACCAGCTGCTGCTGGACCTGGGGCTTCCCGCGGTGGTGGACTTCGTGAAGTCCATTCTGGACGCACTGCTGACGACGTATCCGATTTCGTACCTGAAGTGGGACATGAACCGCCCCCCGACCGAACGCGGCCGTCCCGGCTCGCCCACCGCGGACCTGGACGCCGAGCACGTGGCCGGGTACCTGTCGGTGCTGGACCACCTGCGCGTGTGTCACCCGCACGTGACGGTGGAGGCGTGCGCGGGCGGCGGCGGCCGCACCGACCTGGCGACGGTCGCCCGCGCGGACGTGGTCTGGCCGAGCGACAACACCGGGCCGCTGGACCGGCTGGCGATCCAGGACGGGTTCCTGCTGATGCACGCCCCGCACCTGATGAGTTCCTGGGTGACGGATTCCCCGGGCGTGTTCGACCCGCGCCCGCGTTCGTTGCGCTTCCGCTTCGTGACGGCGATGGCGGGCGTGCTGGGGATCGGGGCGGACCTTTCGCGGTGGACGTCTTCGCAGAATGCGGAGGCGGCTGCGCTGATCGAGGTGTACAAGTCGATCCGCGACGTGATCCACCACGGGACGGCTCGGGTCCTCCACGGCCCCACCGAACCGACGGCGGCTACGCAGTACACGTCGGAGGACGGTGACACGGTGGTCGTGCTGGCTTGGAGCACGGGTCCCTTGACGGGCGCCCCGCTGACCCCGGGCCGGTCTTCACGGGTGCGGTTGGCGGTGTGGGCGGATTCGTCCTATGTGGACAGGGAGGGGGCCCGGTACTCCGGGGCGCACCTGAAGTACGCGGGCCTCCCGTTCGACTGGACCGCGGACCACGACGCCGACGTCGTGGTCCTGCGACGTCAGGGCAGGGAAACCGGCAGCACGAACGTCGGCGACCCCGTCGGGTAG
- a CDS encoding carbohydrate ABC transporter permease, which translates to MAVLTADRPKTAARAPKRRRRVSPVLLAFVLVPLVVEGFWVFWPALQGFYLALTNWDGVSAPAFVGFGNFAEMFSDDIFKTAALDTVLWLVLFGGLSAAGGLALATLLQRERRGVGFYRAALFTPVVFSLVATSLIWQVIYQPDGVFNKVLGAVGLESWQHSWLADPKTALYAVLVPALWRQLGYVMVLYLAGLKGIDPALYEAAKLDGATAWQQFRNVTWPQLRSVNSVVLSVIIIDSLRSFDVVWSMTKGGPYHSSELLSTYMYATAFQSLRLGYASALAVVIFVLAFGVIVTYLVRAFREDS; encoded by the coding sequence ATGGCGGTGCTGACCGCCGACCGGCCGAAGACCGCGGCGCGGGCCCCGAAACGCCGCCGCCGGGTCTCGCCGGTGCTGCTGGCGTTCGTCCTGGTGCCCCTCGTGGTCGAGGGGTTCTGGGTGTTCTGGCCCGCGCTGCAGGGGTTCTACCTGGCGCTGACGAACTGGGACGGCGTCTCGGCGCCGGCGTTCGTCGGTTTCGGGAACTTCGCCGAGATGTTCTCCGACGACATCTTCAAGACCGCCGCGCTCGACACGGTGCTCTGGCTGGTGCTCTTCGGCGGCCTCTCGGCGGCCGGCGGGCTCGCGCTGGCGACGTTGCTGCAGCGCGAACGCCGGGGCGTCGGGTTCTACCGGGCCGCCCTGTTCACGCCGGTGGTGTTCTCGCTGGTCGCGACGTCGCTGATCTGGCAGGTGATCTACCAGCCGGACGGCGTCTTCAACAAGGTGCTCGGCGCGGTCGGGCTGGAGAGCTGGCAGCACTCGTGGCTGGCCGACCCGAAGACCGCGCTGTACGCGGTGCTCGTGCCGGCGCTGTGGCGCCAGCTCGGGTACGTGATGGTGCTGTACCTGGCCGGGCTCAAGGGCATCGACCCGGCGCTGTACGAAGCGGCCAAATTGGACGGTGCCACCGCGTGGCAGCAGTTCCGCAACGTGACGTGGCCGCAGCTGCGCAGCGTCAACTCGGTGGTCCTGTCGGTGATCATCATCGACTCCCTGCGCTCCTTCGACGTCGTGTGGTCGATGACGAAGGGCGGGCCGTACCACTCGTCCGAGCTGCTCAGCACGTACATGTACGCGACGGCGTTCCAGTCGCTGCGGCTCGGCTACGCGTCCGCGCTGGCCGTGGTGATCTTCGTGCTGGCGTTCGGCGTGATCGTGACCTACCTCGTGCGTGCCTTCCGGGAGGACTCGTGA
- a CDS encoding glycoside hydrolase family 27 protein produces the protein MLLKRTLAVVAAVAATVTAVPAQATPAADQGAPDYYDSGVAKTPYMGWNTYYGLGAPSEASVESVADFLVSSGLRDAGYRYVWIDGGWTAPDPRDASGNLHEDPAKFPSGLSTLVKYVHDRGLKAGIYTDAGASDGKNCAAGSGGHYEQDTKRFASWKFDAVKVDFLCGIAQNLKPADAFTQFSRALAKAGRPMVLNICNPVTDEWGVPHGPDQVAGIAYSYGPLVADSWRTSTDIAFGTPYEGIWKDVLRNMDANAAHPEANGPGHYNDPDYLIPMRKTEQGTYELNEEESTTQFVMWAEMASPLILGSDPRTLPASMLKTLKNPEIIGVNQDSLGIQGVRVATTGTTDTYSKVLSRTGDRAVVLLNRGEAPTRMTLKFADAGLTGRVAIRDLRARADRGAAVGEYSVTVPAHGTAFLRLHGTDLVPGADVAGPASASPSVVRSGGKTVTFFRDRAGNLQQTGLDGPRQVGGGFLGQPAAIASGDRIDVYVRGLDNVLYQRSYAKNWGDWKRLGGTLTDSPSVTSDGTVFVRGADGQVWQRTSAGRWSGLGAPGGKPIYGRPGAATSTSGTVVAVRTADDSVWARTNTGGTWSDWTSIGGTVSSSPTLVAVGAKVALTASASDYSLWANDWSGSWAGWFKRPEYPSGSIVGTLGAASDGASLWFAARGPDDHVHVARF, from the coding sequence ATGCTCCTGAAGAGAACCCTCGCGGTGGTCGCCGCGGTCGCCGCCACGGTCACGGCGGTACCCGCGCAAGCGACCCCGGCCGCGGACCAAGGCGCTCCCGACTACTACGACAGCGGCGTCGCGAAGACCCCGTACATGGGCTGGAACACCTACTACGGCCTCGGCGCGCCCAGCGAGGCGTCGGTCGAGTCCGTCGCGGACTTCCTCGTCTCCAGCGGCCTGCGCGACGCCGGCTACCGCTACGTCTGGATCGACGGCGGCTGGACCGCGCCCGATCCCCGCGACGCGAGCGGCAACCTCCACGAGGACCCCGCGAAATTCCCCAGTGGACTGTCCACTTTGGTCAAGTACGTCCACGACCGGGGCCTGAAGGCCGGCATCTACACCGACGCGGGCGCCTCCGACGGCAAGAACTGCGCGGCCGGCTCCGGCGGCCACTACGAGCAGGACACCAAGCGCTTCGCGAGCTGGAAGTTCGACGCCGTCAAGGTCGACTTCCTCTGCGGCATCGCCCAGAACCTCAAGCCCGCCGACGCGTTCACGCAGTTCAGCCGGGCTCTGGCCAAGGCGGGGCGCCCGATGGTGCTCAACATCTGCAACCCGGTCACCGACGAATGGGGTGTCCCGCACGGCCCGGACCAGGTCGCCGGCATCGCCTACAGCTACGGCCCGCTCGTCGCCGACTCCTGGCGCACCAGCACCGACATCGCGTTCGGCACGCCGTACGAGGGCATCTGGAAAGACGTCCTGCGCAACATGGACGCCAACGCCGCGCACCCCGAGGCGAACGGGCCCGGGCACTACAACGACCCCGACTACCTCATCCCGATGCGCAAGACCGAGCAGGGCACCTACGAGCTGAACGAGGAGGAGTCGACCACCCAGTTCGTCATGTGGGCGGAGATGGCCTCCCCGCTGATCCTCGGCTCCGACCCGCGCACGCTGCCCGCGTCGATGCTGAAGACGTTGAAGAACCCGGAAATCATCGGCGTCAACCAGGACAGCCTCGGCATCCAGGGCGTCCGCGTCGCGACGACCGGCACCACGGACACCTACAGCAAGGTCCTCTCCCGCACCGGTGACCGCGCGGTCGTGCTGCTCAACCGCGGTGAGGCGCCGACGCGGATGACGCTGAAGTTCGCCGACGCCGGGCTCACCGGCCGGGTGGCCATTCGCGACCTCCGTGCCCGCGCCGATCGCGGCGCCGCCGTCGGCGAGTACTCGGTCACCGTGCCCGCGCACGGGACCGCGTTCCTCCGCCTGCACGGCACCGACCTCGTCCCCGGCGCCGACGTCGCCGGGCCCGCGTCGGCCAGTCCCTCGGTGGTCCGCAGCGGCGGGAAGACCGTCACGTTCTTCCGCGACCGCGCCGGGAACCTCCAGCAGACCGGCCTCGACGGGCCGCGCCAGGTCGGCGGCGGGTTCCTCGGCCAGCCCGCGGCGATCGCTTCCGGGGACCGGATCGACGTCTACGTCCGCGGCCTCGACAACGTCCTCTACCAGCGCAGTTACGCGAAGAACTGGGGTGACTGGAAGCGGCTCGGCGGCACGCTCACCGACTCGCCGTCCGTCACCAGCGACGGAACCGTCTTCGTGCGGGGTGCCGACGGCCAGGTCTGGCAGCGGACCAGCGCCGGTCGGTGGTCCGGTCTCGGTGCCCCGGGTGGCAAGCCGATCTACGGCCGCCCCGGCGCGGCGACGTCCACCAGCGGCACGGTCGTCGCGGTCCGGACCGCCGACGACAGCGTCTGGGCTCGCACGAACACCGGCGGCACCTGGTCGGACTGGACGTCGATCGGTGGCACGGTCAGCAGCAGCCCGACGCTGGTCGCCGTCGGCGCGAAGGTCGCGCTCACCGCGTCCGCGAGCGACTACTCGCTGTGGGCCAACGACTGGTCCGGCTCGTGGGCGGGCTGGTTCAAACGGCCGGAGTACCCGAGCGGGAGCATCGTGGGCACCCTGGGCGCGGCGTCCGACGGCGCGTCGCTGTGGTTCGCGGCGCGCGGTCCGGACGACCATGTCCACGTAGCCCGGTTCTAG
- a CDS encoding SDR family NAD(P)-dependent oxidoreductase, with protein MSTRTAVVTGAASGIGKATARKLLDDGYRVLGVDIAELPDGITPIRGSVSNEATWAGIGEVDALVSNAYVPSTGPLHEIDRAEWERQLDVNLTGTYLALKACLPSLRERRGAVVLVSSVHAHFGLPGHPAYAASKGALVALARQLAVEYAPDVRVNSVLPGPVLTEAWNRISPEDRERSARATPAGRLGDPAEVANAIAFLLSDAASFVTGAELTVDGGWSAAKDSA; from the coding sequence ATGTCCACGCGTACGGCGGTGGTTACGGGAGCGGCGTCCGGGATCGGCAAAGCGACCGCCCGGAAGCTCCTCGACGACGGCTACCGCGTGCTGGGCGTGGACATCGCCGAACTCCCGGACGGCATCACGCCGATCCGGGGCAGCGTCAGCAATGAGGCGACCTGGGCCGGTATCGGCGAGGTCGACGCGCTGGTCAGCAACGCCTACGTCCCCAGCACCGGGCCGCTGCACGAGATCGACCGCGCCGAGTGGGAACGCCAGCTCGACGTCAACCTCACCGGCACGTACCTCGCGCTGAAGGCCTGCCTGCCGTCCCTGCGCGAGCGGCGCGGCGCGGTCGTGCTGGTCTCGTCGGTGCACGCGCACTTCGGGCTGCCGGGCCACCCCGCGTACGCCGCGAGCAAGGGCGCGCTGGTCGCGCTGGCCCGGCAGCTTGCCGTCGAATACGCCCCCGACGTGCGCGTCAACTCCGTGCTGCCGGGGCCCGTGCTCACCGAAGCCTGGAACCGCATCTCGCCGGAGGACCGTGAGCGCAGCGCGCGGGCGACCCCGGCGGGCCGGCTCGGCGACCCGGCCGAAGTGGCGAACGCGATCGCCTTCCTGCTCTCGGACGCCGCGTCGTTCGTCACCGGAGCCGAGCTGACCGTCGACGGCGGCTGGTCCGCCGCCAAGGATTCCGCGTAG